A stretch of DNA from Lotus japonicus ecotype B-129 chromosome 4, LjGifu_v1.2:
CAATATACCCATATTTGTTGTTCCCTACTACACCCTTGGTTTGCCACAATGTTTCTCTCACGCAATACACGCACCACACTAACACACTGAATTACATGCATCAAATGATCTATATGATTAAACACTTGTTCCCATTTTCATGACCTCCTATCTCCCCTAGATACTCACTCAACCACTAAggaggaatcactctcaaccaccaaatttgaaaatttaatatgCTGGCAAAATAATAAAGCATGCAACACTACTTGAACCTCTGTCTCAAAAGCaccctgtaagacccaagattttagaattaaataaataattaatttccaactcacgcatagaattatgtgtaagcgtgagaggaacttgactcgtgtttaatgGTTGGATTAGCGTtaggaagaagaaagttcaggaaatggttaagaatagttatatagtcgctataggttatagcacgagtttcattcacttccgccttagggcgaaaacgttagttaatggctaatttgctcttaaagcactgtagaaacgatattcaaaaatattcagaggaatataagaacttctcttattcttTTCCATGACGAGTGTTTCGAcaagaaaccctggactgtacgaacgatcgatttcgattctcggaagtttgccgaaaccgagttcctgttagctcaagaaccttaaagtaaactgttgatgaagacttttttctattcggagcttcaaccgaagattccacacgcgtacactcatttctttcgatgtttctaatctttcttcagaacgaagttttctcatccgacatcaactgcaaaaagtagtttttcgggtaaaatagatttacaccgactttggatcgtttgctttaattctgagaaacctgttttgagttctggaattctgtcgccagaacctatcttagaattcacggaggaatgtgcaggaaaaatcggaatcgcgaaatattctttttcccgcgttttccatgttctataaatagcttgaaaaatgaaaaaaaaaaaaaaaaaaaaaacatcaccaccaacacacacacacggccgtgggcttcaaggaggaaggaagagaattgattttcgccgattcttgtctgatcgtcgctctgttcgttgctacgcgtaggcctcgaggtactgatgcttttccttacctctgatcgtaaattctgtcgcttttctctatgtctttctgtgctcaaagtttcgagctttttgtaaaaatgtccaaataacttgatttctctgtctaaacttattccctgcgtgcccaagagcatgtttagcggattacatttcgccgaatctcgtcgaatcgccgcagaacttcaattctgctcaaaatacccattttatgctgaggttccgctttttgagtcaaaaactctcgactgagcttagcgtcagtaggattagtcgtcataatcgtcgttggtatcgacctcatccaatttatttttcgaaattatgattttgagtttccgagctaaaaatcttgaccaaaacacccctgttctagttttcgatccgataatttttttgagagtttccctggcctagatatcgcctaagaatacctaggaattaaattagatcgaagaaaaagttcggaaaccctatttttgagagtggccgaaacctgtttgttagggtaccgtgttcaaaaataatttttgggtctctatgacctgagccattgcgtagctctttcaattgtcgaaattttggcgttggtttcgtgtcattccgagttatgtagctcgagttatgctcgttttagcgaacgaagtctctgtTGTCCAtccgtgcctaaataggaactttgaagctttaaaagcgttctttacgatttcgattagtattattagatcgtgttgcttccagtgaggcttgtgttgatgattgtgtttccttgttttaggttcgcaacttccatgcacaacttctactcacgaaggtaagggtaactcagttttagagcgtctttgagtcttgcatgcttttattgcACTGCATGCATTTGAGATGAAGTTGTTTAAActtgattggcaattgattgaaatgttggtATGCTTTCAATGTTgcatgcttgcttatgttgactgtttctgaggcttgtgccaaatgttttctgaaggcttcgaccgagtgaacttattgagacgtgtgtctccgttttctgagaggcttcggccgtttactggtttctgtcattgaactgagttggtatgcaattgaattgagttatgttcgttgataataggaataacatgtggttactccgaataaATCATTGGTTTGAGCATTGTTATTaattgacttggcatatagggcttggtctttaagtggcgatgaggtggggtgtggtcccgcgtgattgtcccgtctttcgagacgttatacagtggcgatgaggtggggtgtggtcccgcgtgattgtcccgtccttcgagacgttatacagtggcgatgaggtggggtgtggtcccgcgtgattgtcccatcttgtgagatgttataaagtggcgatgaggtggggtgtggtcccgcgtgattgtcccgtcttgcgagacgttattgatcgatccattttggtagcagcatatagttgcattatagggaactaacacctgaccctatgttgttggattttagttattggtttattgatatctgatttgatgttacattgttgaggttattattatctgagttaatctatgttaagttgttgatatgtgagtttagttatgttgctagtttatttaccatgctaggtaattaaatttgaatagcatgattttctcttttatacatggtaattgcatggagttaaccctttctatttgctacttgttatttgagcgcttaacgctattaggcgatgaagagccttctggcgatgcttagccatgctgagatggaggagggatagtaaccggcggagcaaggatggaagaagctgtatagtttcctcttagtagtttatgctttgagtcttcttcgttatctgaaaactctgctactaaaaccctgttttcgccactgtttaagtgtgcgtacttatttggaaacttgcttatgctattgtaagacactattattatatgtcgggaacgggttgtttaattaagaccatgttatgtattaaactgtttagttgttttgaaaaggaaaaaaaattatcgtgttttcttaggattacgaaatagtccttagactttgttaggtgactaatgtgactcatcagttgagaaattggggcgttacacacCCAGCATTCCAGTTCCTTTTGCAAAGTAACCTGACACCTTCCCTCCATGATCGCTCAAAACTCTGCCAATACCACTCACCCCAAGGTTCCCTTTCGACGCCCCATCCatatttaaacttcaaaacagTGGCTAGCGTTGGCTCTCAATACACTATTTGTGGCATCTTTTGTGTTcatgacattttttttaatactttatattaacaataaagtaattctaacttttaaaattataataagaaataattttattggtgtaaagaattatttattaaatttaaatttattcaacttttgtcatagttattttattttaatattctttctcaagtcatttctactaatatataatagataaaaaattatatttaaagaatGTTTTCATCCAATACACAcattatatttaataaatacCTATAGAGCGatactttttatttaaagactattttttcttaattattttttaataaaaattataataatataaacatataaaaaatattacttaattttattttaattttctccgCTCCAACTTATGGTTGATAAAtaatattctaatttttttcaattgatattgaataaattattttttgtctAAGTAActgaaaatttataattaatagttaatacagTTAATACAAacatttaatgtatataatatttttattttttaatatatagtacTGCCAAATGATTTAATGTAGTTTTTTGTTGTATGagtaaagtaaaaaataaattcaaaatttagtttatagttttattatttaatgtaggtAGCTAAATAGTACCTAGttaatttctttcaattttcaatctttatatttaatttatttaataaaaaaaaatttattacatAATTTAATACAAATGTTATATTAGTAGTTTCGGCCAATTAAAAACTCAAAGAGTACCTTACTTTTACATGCAAGATATGAAGATAAATGACAAAAGGTATAATGTAGCACCCAAATCTCTCATAATTCATCAAGGTTTTGTGCATTTTTCAAAAATTATATTCTATTGGCATGTGTAAagtccaaaaaataaaaagattggcatgtttcaaaagttacattacATTGAAAgtaatagaaatttaatttgttcaacttcattatttaatgcatttaatactttatagctcaagtgagctttacatatatatatatatatatatatatagattgctTTCCAATTTCTTTTCTAACACGAAGAACAATGAAATATGGCTGGTAAAACATAAAAGTACTTGAGAAAACCTAGATTATGAAAACTCAAATTATGATTATAAGGACAATTTTATACAAAGCAAATAGAAGATAACACAAAGTAGTTCCTTTTTTTGTATCATTCAATAATAAACTCAATAAGATGGTACGTTGAATTGGCATCTAATACAGTTATAAACATTGAATCCAAACCCAATAAAAACAGTAGCTGACATCCCATGAAACAAATTCCTGCTATAATTTCAGCCATCAAGAGGTTCTACGCCACAAAACATGGACAGAAATCCAATTTGTCTCAGAAAAAGACCAAAAAACAAACTAGATAATATTCACCCCTGCATCCAGAATCACCAATCCACAAGACTCCAAAAAGCATTAGGCCTGTAATATATAATCATGACCAATAAAAGCAATTTCAGTACCATTCCAGAAAAAATAACTTCAGTACCAATTGAGATAGCTTATGCCCCTCGTATCACGCTAATAATTGATAAGACATAAAGGGCAATGAACAAGTAACTTCAATAATGTCACCATGATAATTAGAAAAAATTCAAccaacagaaaaaagaaaaaagcgcAGCTGTTTGTAAAATGCATAGTGCAATTTTACTACCACTGCAAGGAACTAAACATGTTACTTGTAACATACAATTTCAATCAAAATTTGGACAGGAAATCAATAGCTACCTTGTTGGCTATATTGTTGGAAAGCCAGTCCAAACCCTCATAAAGCCCCTCCCCAGAGGTTGCACAAGTGCTCTGGATGTACCTGAAAAAACCACAAAGCATGTTAGCTCACAACGAGAGAACTATCAATCCTGGACAGAAAGGGCAACGTGATCAAAATATATACCAGTGACGCTGTCTGAGAGAGTGGAGACCTAGTTTGTCAGTAATTTCAGCAGCATTCATTGCATTGGGAAGATCTTGTTTGTTAGCAAATACAAGTAGTACTGCATCTCTCAGTTCATCCTGATAATTAAAATATACAGTTCCAGGattatgccaaatttatcaCAAGAATATAATTAACAGAAAGAAACAGTATAGACATGCTATTGATTCTGGCCAAAAGGCCAATCAATGTGCTGTTATCTTCCCAGGAGCTTGACCAGAATGAACTGGTATCCAACTTCCAAAATATACCATCAAAATGATTATCAAGTAGACAAGTACAACATTACAGATATTACAATCCAGGAAAAAAAATGGGTCCAATAACAAAGTGACCATAGATAGAAATTAGAAAAGCTTCATGTTAGGTGGTCCTCTTCATTGATAGGAAAACACCCATTTTAAGCAACTGAACATCAGTTGGTAGACTACTATATCATCATTAACAATTGCAGTTACAAAAGTGCTGACTGCTTCAGCTACGAAATGATTAATAGGACACACGGTGAATTCTTCAAAACTCCTTTGAAACTCAATATATGATAACACAGCCTCATAAACAACAAGTCTTACCCACTAAGCAAGGTTGACTACATGGATCACCCAGCACCATTGCacaatatcaaaaacaaaatttgcactCACCAACGAAAACTTCATaaagaaattatttaaattacatATTTTTCCAATCAATGTCAAGAAAAACAATGTCATTCCTATTTAAGTGTGAGTTTGGAAAATACAAGTGGATCCACACATAGTAGGGATCCTCATCAACTCGAAGCAATAAATAGTTTCTTTTGGGAAGATTGATCCACATCTAGTAGTGCAAGAATTGAAACCAAACATACGCTAAATCCTTTGCTTTTAATGTAAATAGAAAAGCTTTCTGCTAGGTGGTCCTCTTCAATGATAGAAAAACAACCAAAGTTTGCACTCTAATCAACAAAAACTTCATAAACCTGTTATATAAATAACACATTTTTCCAACCAATATCAGAATGTCATGAAAAACACCATTATTCCTATTTAAAATCCCTTGCTTGCTCTATTAAATTACTGGGCACATTTGTATCTGCTTTTTTTTGTGAAATAGtcacttatttaaaaaaaaaatcaatttatgcATTTTTTGAACTGTTAGTACTGTTTGTATACACTTAAGCAGAAATCTGATTATTTCTTTAAGTTATTTCTAGTAGATTTAAAATAATCAATTATTTCTAGTAACTTTTCTAAGTGAAAAGCAATTTTTATATTTGTAAACAAAAATTTAATTTCTGCTTTTAATAAAATCtcttcaaataaaatcaaatttctATTCAACTCTTAAATCACTTATTTTTTAGCAGAAACAAACGAGCCCACTATTTACTGccataattatatttttttcatccCTCCCATTCCCATCATTAGAAAAAAAGTATAGCTTCTATGTCTAGTTCATCAATAGATGATTTGGCCAATTCAATAATTACACAGCCATCATTAAATAGATCATGTAAAACTCAACTAATATCCAACAACCCTGTCTTTTCTTTAGTATACTCATTATCTTTCCTAGTCAAAATTTTAGAATCCATTTTGTTATATAAGCTAAAGCCTTTGCACTTTTAGAATCCATTTTGTTTCTCTTCAACAAATTAATAAAGGAGTACGTACTCCAATTCCTCTGACAACGCAGTAAATAACAAGACTATACTTATTCCAACATATCAAAGATATATCCCAAACAATACTATCTAGGAGTATTATGAGCAAGCAACCAATACTATAGCAatttagttatatatatatacatatatatatatatacacattttAACAGACAATAGAAAACAAATGATTTAATATGATAGTGAGAACTTTCTATCTACACTCTAAAGTGTCAGATGAATATCTAACATGAACTCACATGAGAACAAAGACATCAAATATGATGACCTAAAAGCTTAACCAAATTGACTATGGTACCTCATTCAACATCCTGTGCAACTCATCTCTGGCCTCAACAACTCGGTCCCTGTCATTGCTGTCTACAACGAATATAAGACCCTGTGTGTTCTGGAAGTAGTGCCTCCACAAGGGACGAATCTGCAAATCAAAGCATAAGTATTAAGCCACTGACTCCAAGACTTAACTCAGAACCATAAAGGCATAAGGATCAAACTTCAAACCTTGTCCTGACCCCCAACATCCCAAACAGTGAAGCTAATGTTCTTGTATTCCACAGTCTCCACATTGAACCctgtaatatgaaaaataaaaataaatccatACACATAGAAGCAGC
This window harbors:
- the LOC130711394 gene encoding ADP-ribosylation factor 2, which produces MGLTFTKLFSRLFAKKEMRILMVGLDAAGKTTILYKLKLGEIVTTIPTIGFNVETVEYKNISFTVWDVGGQDKIRPLWRHYFQNTQGLIFVVDSNDRDRVVEARDELHRMLNEDELRDAVLLVFANKQDLPNAMNAAEITDKLGLHSLRQRHWYIQSTCATSGEGLYEGLDWLSNNIANKA